From Kineosporia succinea, the proteins below share one genomic window:
- the pta gene encoding phosphate acetyltransferase: MTRTLLMVPTGHGSGLTTTCLGVVAALQQRGVNVGFFKPLAQFRARGEASDTSTALIRLISSLEPPEPLPAKQVEKLLSENSLDILMQQAVEAAEPLLSAHDVIVVEGLASGPGGVYSGRVNLALAKAFDADVVLVSAADVDGDVSRLAESMSITAQTYRGGEHDRVIGGIVSKVTASSPQQKAELHHAMADVGLRLAGAVPAKDELTWPRTKDLVADLDVKVLSEGDSGRRVKDVIIAAQSVQGMLPLLREGRLVVVPGDRADVILGVCLAAMNGVRLAGLLLTVGIEPDPRVWELCKPAAATGLPILLTDEYSYETALILNSFDPDIPFDDTERARMAASTVAASLDPGWLADLPTATHLARVSPPAFRHRLTTRARAVSKRIVLPEGAEPRTLRAAVTCQTRGIAKCVLLAPEAEVHKQAEGMGLKLPADLEIIDPTKVDQRYIDKMVEARKHKGMTPERAADELSDPITLGTMMLRLDEVDGLVAGAVHTTAATVRPALQLLGTAPGAELVSSVFFMCLPDEVVIYGDCAVNPNPTPSQLADIAIQSARSAEAFGIEPRVAMISFSTGSSGSGTDVAAVTEATKILHERAPELVADGPLQYDAAAIASVAKSKAPDSPVAGRATVFVFPDLNTGNTTYKAVQRSADVISIGPMLQGLAKPVNDLSRGALVDDIVYTIALTAIQASQRD; encoded by the coding sequence ATGACCCGCACCCTGCTGATGGTCCCCACCGGACACGGCTCCGGTCTCACCACCACCTGCCTCGGCGTGGTCGCCGCCCTGCAGCAGCGGGGGGTGAACGTCGGCTTCTTCAAGCCCCTGGCCCAGTTCCGTGCCCGGGGCGAGGCCAGCGACACCTCCACCGCGCTGATCCGGCTGATCTCGTCGCTCGAGCCCCCGGAGCCGCTGCCCGCGAAGCAGGTCGAGAAGCTGCTCAGCGAGAACAGCCTCGACATCCTCATGCAGCAGGCCGTGGAGGCCGCCGAGCCGCTGCTGTCGGCGCACGACGTGATCGTGGTCGAGGGTCTGGCCAGTGGTCCCGGCGGGGTCTACTCCGGCCGGGTCAACCTGGCCCTGGCCAAGGCCTTCGACGCCGACGTGGTGCTGGTCAGCGCGGCCGACGTGGACGGCGACGTGTCCCGCCTGGCCGAGTCGATGTCGATCACGGCGCAGACCTACCGCGGCGGTGAGCACGACCGGGTGATCGGCGGCATCGTCAGCAAGGTCACCGCGTCGTCCCCGCAGCAGAAGGCCGAGCTGCACCACGCGATGGCCGACGTGGGTCTGCGGCTGGCCGGGGCGGTGCCCGCGAAAGACGAGCTGACCTGGCCCCGCACCAAGGACCTGGTCGCCGACCTCGACGTGAAGGTGCTCAGCGAGGGCGATTCCGGCCGCCGCGTGAAAGACGTGATCATCGCCGCGCAGTCGGTGCAGGGCATGCTGCCGTTGCTGCGCGAGGGCCGGCTGGTGGTCGTGCCCGGTGACCGCGCCGACGTGATCCTCGGGGTGTGCCTGGCCGCGATGAACGGGGTGCGGCTGGCGGGTCTGCTGCTGACGGTGGGCATCGAGCCCGACCCGCGGGTGTGGGAGCTGTGCAAGCCGGCCGCCGCGACCGGCCTGCCGATCCTGCTCACCGACGAGTACAGCTACGAGACCGCGCTCATCCTGAACTCTTTCGACCCGGACATCCCCTTCGACGACACCGAGCGGGCCCGGATGGCCGCGTCCACGGTGGCCGCCTCGCTCGACCCGGGCTGGCTGGCCGACCTGCCGACCGCCACGCACCTGGCCCGGGTCAGCCCGCCCGCGTTCCGGCACCGGCTGACCACCCGGGCCCGGGCCGTCTCGAAGCGCATCGTGCTGCCCGAGGGCGCCGAGCCGCGCACCCTGCGCGCGGCCGTGACCTGCCAGACGCGCGGCATCGCCAAGTGCGTGCTGCTCGCGCCCGAGGCCGAGGTGCACAAGCAGGCCGAGGGCATGGGCCTGAAGCTGCCCGCCGACCTGGAGATCATCGACCCGACGAAGGTCGACCAGCGCTACATCGACAAGATGGTCGAGGCCCGCAAGCACAAGGGCATGACCCCGGAGCGGGCCGCCGACGAGCTCTCCGACCCGATCACGCTGGGCACGATGATGCTGCGCCTCGACGAGGTGGACGGCCTGGTCGCCGGCGCGGTGCACACCACCGCCGCCACCGTGCGCCCGGCCCTGCAGCTGCTGGGCACGGCGCCGGGGGCCGAGCTGGTCTCGTCGGTGTTCTTCATGTGCCTGCCCGACGAGGTCGTGATCTACGGCGACTGCGCGGTGAACCCCAACCCGACGCCGTCGCAGCTGGCCGACATCGCGATCCAGAGTGCCCGTTCCGCCGAGGCTTTCGGCATCGAGCCGCGGGTGGCGATGATCAGCTTCAGCACCGGCTCGTCGGGTTCGGGCACCGATGTCGCGGCCGTCACCGAGGCCACGAAGATCCTGCACGAGCGCGCCCCCGAGCTGGTGGCCGACGGCCCGCTGCAGTACGACGCCGCGGCCATCGCGTCGGTCGCGAAGAGCAAGGCCCCCGACAGCCCTGTCGCCGGCCGCGCCACGGTGTTCGTGTTCCCCGACCTGAACACCGGCAACACCACCTACAAGGCGGTGCAGCGCAGCGCCGACGTCATCAGCATCGGCCCGATGCTGCAGGGTCTGGCCAAGCCGGTCAACGACCTGAGCCGCGGCGCCCTGGTCGACGACATCGTCTACACCATCGCCCTCACGGCGATCCAGGCCAGCCAGCGCGACTGA
- the recQ gene encoding DNA helicase RecQ, which produces MTAEKDPALEVLHRVWGYDAFRGSQREIVDQVISGGDALVLMPTGGGKSLCYQVPSLVREGVGVVISPLIALMQDQVDALTALGVRAGFLNSSQDYETRRQVEKAFLDGELDLLYLAPEALGGGTSATWRLLEQGNIALFAIDEAHCVAQWGHDFRPDYLALSMLHERWPEVPRIALTATATTRTHEEIAQRLNLREAKHFVASFDRPNIQYRIVPKNSPSKQLLDLLRTEHNGEAGIVYCLSRNSVEKTAETLSAAGIPALPYHAGLPQSVRATNQSRFLREDGLVMVATIAFGMGIDKPDVRFVVHLDLPKSIEGYYQETGRAGRDGQPSTAWMAYGMADVVQQRRMIDSSEGDLAHRRMLSGHLDAMLALCETVDCRRVQLLNYFGEQAEACGNCDTCLTPPQTWDGTVPAQKLLSTVYRLQSERNQKFGAGQSIDILLGKKTEKVTKFRHDQLSVFGIGTDLSETQWRGVVRQLLAKNLLAVEGEYSTLTLTEASSSVLRREREVMMRTEPEKPSRGSGSGGGRAKAPVVDLPPEAAPVFEKLRAWRGGVAKEQGLPAYVIFHDKTLRQIATLRPGTLEQLGTVDGVGQAKLEKYGEQVLEALSA; this is translated from the coding sequence GTGACTGCGGAGAAGGATCCTGCTCTCGAGGTACTGCACCGGGTCTGGGGCTACGACGCGTTCCGGGGCAGCCAGCGCGAGATCGTCGACCAGGTGATCTCGGGCGGCGACGCGCTGGTGCTGATGCCCACCGGTGGTGGCAAGTCGCTCTGCTACCAGGTGCCCTCGCTGGTGCGCGAGGGCGTCGGCGTGGTGATCTCGCCGCTCATCGCGCTCATGCAAGACCAGGTCGACGCCCTCACCGCGCTCGGGGTGCGGGCCGGCTTCCTCAACTCCAGTCAGGACTACGAGACCCGCCGTCAGGTCGAGAAGGCCTTTCTCGACGGCGAACTCGACCTGCTCTACCTGGCCCCCGAGGCGCTCGGCGGCGGCACGTCGGCCACCTGGCGGCTGCTCGAGCAGGGCAACATCGCGCTCTTCGCCATCGACGAGGCACACTGCGTGGCCCAGTGGGGGCACGACTTCCGGCCCGACTACCTGGCCCTGTCGATGCTGCACGAGCGCTGGCCCGAGGTGCCCCGCATCGCGCTCACGGCCACGGCCACCACCCGCACCCACGAGGAGATCGCGCAGCGGCTGAACCTGCGTGAGGCCAAGCACTTCGTCGCTAGCTTCGACCGGCCCAACATCCAGTACCGCATCGTGCCCAAGAACTCGCCGAGCAAGCAGCTGCTCGACCTGCTGCGCACCGAGCACAACGGCGAGGCGGGCATCGTCTACTGCCTGTCGCGCAACTCGGTGGAGAAGACGGCCGAGACGCTGAGCGCGGCCGGGATCCCGGCGCTGCCCTACCACGCAGGCCTGCCGCAGAGCGTGCGCGCGACCAACCAGTCCCGGTTCCTGCGGGAAGACGGGCTGGTCATGGTCGCGACCATCGCGTTCGGCATGGGCATCGACAAGCCCGACGTGCGGTTCGTGGTGCACCTCGACCTGCCCAAGTCGATCGAGGGCTACTACCAGGAGACCGGCCGGGCCGGGCGTGACGGCCAGCCCTCCACCGCCTGGATGGCCTACGGCATGGCCGACGTGGTGCAGCAGCGCCGCATGATCGACAGTTCGGAGGGCGACCTGGCCCACCGGCGCATGCTGTCGGGCCACCTCGACGCGATGCTGGCGCTCTGCGAGACCGTCGACTGCCGGCGGGTGCAGCTGCTCAACTACTTCGGCGAGCAGGCCGAGGCGTGCGGCAACTGCGACACCTGCCTCACGCCGCCGCAGACCTGGGACGGCACGGTCCCGGCCCAGAAACTGCTCAGCACCGTCTACCGCCTGCAGAGCGAGCGCAACCAGAAGTTCGGCGCGGGCCAGTCCATCGACATCCTGCTCGGCAAGAAGACCGAGAAGGTCACCAAGTTCCGGCACGACCAGCTGAGTGTGTTCGGTATCGGCACCGACCTGAGCGAGACGCAGTGGCGTGGTGTGGTGCGCCAGCTGCTGGCCAAGAACCTGCTGGCGGTCGAGGGCGAATACAGCACGCTCACGCTCACCGAGGCCAGTTCGTCGGTGCTGCGCCGCGAGCGCGAGGTCATGATGCGCACCGAGCCGGAGAAGCCCTCGCGGGGTTCGGGCTCGGGCGGGGGCCGGGCCAAGGCGCCGGTCGTCGACCTGCCGCCCGAGGCCGCGCCGGTGTTCGAGAAGCTGCGGGCCTGGCGGGGCGGGGTGGCGAAGGAGCAGGGCCTGCCTGCCTACGTGATCTTCCACGACAAGACGCTCCGGCAGATCGCCACCCTGCGGCCGGGCACGCTCGAGCAGCTGGGCACGGTCGACGGGGTGGGTCAGGCCAAGCTGGAGAAGTACGGCGAGCAGGTGCTGGAGGCCCTCTCGGCCTGA
- a CDS encoding J-domain-containing protein, with the protein MDDECIGEAMTEKKPAYMRHEDWVERQLREARERGAFDNLEGMGKPLRTDLATPFSAQQWARDWIEREGGDLAALLPPLLVLRKERAALHQTLPAFRTEKELRETVADFNHRLLDEYRRPMDGPLIAVGVIDADEIVAAWRLVRPRPEPEAPPEAPATTSSLMSRLRGIGRRGRIRPRG; encoded by the coding sequence ATGGACGACGAGTGCATCGGGGAGGCCATGACCGAGAAGAAACCCGCCTACATGCGGCACGAGGACTGGGTCGAGCGGCAGCTGCGCGAGGCCCGCGAACGCGGTGCCTTCGACAACCTCGAGGGCATGGGCAAGCCCCTGCGCACCGATCTCGCCACCCCGTTCTCGGCCCAGCAGTGGGCCCGCGACTGGATCGAGCGCGAGGGCGGTGACCTGGCGGCCCTGCTGCCGCCCCTGCTGGTGCTGCGCAAGGAACGCGCGGCCCTGCACCAGACCCTGCCCGCGTTCCGCACCGAGAAGGAGCTGCGGGAGACCGTCGCCGACTTCAACCACCGCCTCCTCGACGAGTACCGCCGCCCGATGGACGGCCCACTGATCGCGGTCGGGGTGATCGACGCCGACGAGATCGTCGCGGCCTGGCGTCTCGTCCGTCCGCGACCCGAACCCGAGGCGCCGCCGGAAGCCCCGGCGACCACCTCGTCCCTCATGAGCCGTCTGCGCGGGATCGGGCGACGAGGCCGGATCCGGCCCAGAGGCTGA